Part of the Paenibacillus sp. JNUCC32 genome is shown below.
AGCTGAGCCAAGTAGGAAATTTGCTCGCTGACCTTCACTTTCGGGTATAACCCGCGCTCTTCCGGCAAGTAACCCATAATGTGACGCAGTTCCTTGTTGTACGGCTTTCCGTTGTACAGGATCGTTCCGTCATCCGGGTAGATCAGTCCAAGCACCATCCGCATGGTGGTTGTTTTGCCGGCGCCGTTCGCCCCGAGCAGCCCGTAGATTTCACCTTCCTCAACCTGAAGCGAAATCCGGTTTACTGCCGTTTTGTCTGCATAAATCTTAACTACATTGTCTAATTGCAATCGTTGCATCTCCTAAAAACCCCTCTCTATCCTAGTTCTGCACATTGGCAGGCATGTTTCCGTCAATCCATAATCGAAGCACTTCATCCAGCTCCAAGGAACGGGTCTGAATAAACGGGATGCCTGCAGACTGCAGGATCTTCTCCACTTCCAAGCATTCCGTCGTTATAAAAGATATCGTGCTCGCTGTCTCTTGCTTGAAGCTCAGAATACCCGGCAGCTCCTTTACAATGGAGGCATCTCCCTGAATCCAGCATTCCCTCCAGTTGTCCAGCAGCGAATCCTTCTCCACCATGCCGAGCATCTTCCCGTGATGGATGAGAATGACATAGTCCGCCAGACGCCGGATTTCATCCACCACATGGGTGGAGAGCACGATGGTCGTATCCATGGACTTCATCACTTTGTGCAGCTGATCGATCATCAGCTTCCAAGCGAATGGATCCAGGCCCGAGGAAGGTTCATCCAGCAGCAGGAACTTGGGCCTTGGCGCCAGCGCAGCGGCGATCTCGAACTTGCGGCGTTCCCCCTTGGACATCTTGCGCAGTTTGACGCCCCGCGGGACATCGAACCGGGATAAAAGCTCATCGAAAAAATAACCGTCCCAATCGTCATACCAGGATGCGCGGAAGCTGGCCGCTTCATCCACCGTCATATGCTGTTCTTCTATGCTTAGCTGTTCAGGAACGAAGCCCATCTGTTTACGGATCGAGACCGGAAGCTCTCCCCGGTAAGACTCGCCGAACCAGGTGATTTCGCCTTCGTCCGGAAACACGGTCTGCATCATCATGTTCAGCAGCGTGCTTTTTCCCGAGCCGTTAGGTCCCACCAGGGCAACGATATATCCTTGAGGAATCGATAATTGGATCGGGCCGATGGTTTTCGTTCTTCGCCGTTTAATGACATTACGAAACTCAATAACATGCGGTTCCATGGAATGTTAGCGACCTCCTTTGGCGTCATATTTTTCCCGG
Proteins encoded:
- a CDS encoding ABC transporter ATP-binding protein — translated: MEPHVIEFRNVIKRRRTKTIGPIQLSIPQGYIVALVGPNGSGKSTLLNMMMQTVFPDEGEITWFGESYRGELPVSIRKQMGFVPEQLSIEEQHMTVDEAASFRASWYDDWDGYFFDELLSRFDVPRGVKLRKMSKGERRKFEIAAALAPRPKFLLLDEPSSGLDPFAWKLMIDQLHKVMKSMDTTIVLSTHVVDEIRRLADYVILIHHGKMLGMVEKDSLLDNWRECWIQGDASIVKELPGILSFKQETASTISFITTECLEVEKILQSAGIPFIQTRSLELDEVLRLWIDGNMPANVQN